One Candidatus Cloacimonadota bacterium genomic region harbors:
- the tilS gene encoding tRNA lysidine(34) synthetase TilS: protein MDLGSQFLNRMKEFIKENKLIKRGDKILIAFSGGADSTALIHSLMTLKVNYHLNLLAAHVNYNLRGAESISDMNFVKEFCFQHNISLVIKDVKLTQGANLENEARKIRFDFFNSLTKIYKVDKIAIGHNKNDVIETMLLHLFRGSGITGMRGIVPSNDNIIRPLLCFKREEIIGYLESQKITNWCQDSSNIETVYTRNKLRNNMVPWLEENINHKLTDILYDNSLIFRETDDYLRDVAGKILKKAILNHNYFELRLDLTKIEHKNTIILFYLFREAIGIISGSETNFYHSHFKEICSILSAKGSKMIHLTGNLTVRKEYDQLTFVNEEKPDKLMRVEETLSLTIDISKKYHVFGNKRILSKRINRSDIKRTYYEDDNIALLDIDKLTLPISVGFRKNGDKFIPMGMKGTKKLKDFFIDEKISKFERDKVLIFRDSEKIVWIAGLRIDDRVKINDSTQSLLLLKMENIRIRSRKNVPKKKK from the coding sequence ATGGATTTGGGAAGTCAGTTCCTTAACAGAATGAAAGAGTTTATTAAGGAAAACAAGCTGATCAAGAGAGGAGATAAGATCTTAATCGCCTTTTCAGGTGGAGCAGATTCTACTGCTCTGATACATTCTCTAATGACTTTGAAGGTTAACTATCATCTTAATCTATTAGCAGCCCATGTGAACTATAATTTACGAGGAGCTGAATCTATTTCCGATATGAATTTCGTGAAGGAGTTTTGTTTCCAACATAATATCTCATTGGTGATCAAGGATGTCAAACTGACACAGGGAGCAAATCTGGAAAATGAAGCTCGCAAGATCCGCTTCGATTTTTTCAACTCACTCACTAAAATCTATAAAGTTGATAAGATAGCTATAGGACACAATAAAAATGATGTTATTGAGACAATGCTATTGCATCTTTTCCGAGGATCAGGAATAACTGGTATGAGAGGAATTGTCCCCTCTAATGATAATATTATCCGTCCTTTGCTCTGTTTCAAGAGAGAAGAGATTATCGGATATCTCGAATCGCAAAAGATCACTAACTGGTGTCAGGATAGTTCAAATATCGAAACTGTTTACACTCGTAACAAGCTGCGTAATAATATGGTTCCGTGGCTGGAAGAGAACATCAATCACAAGTTAACCGATATTCTTTACGACAATTCGTTAATTTTTAGAGAGACTGATGATTATCTGAGGGATGTAGCTGGAAAGATCTTGAAGAAAGCTATTCTCAATCATAATTACTTTGAGTTACGTCTTGATCTGACAAAGATCGAGCACAAAAATACGATTATCCTATTCTACCTCTTTAGAGAAGCAATCGGTATAATAAGCGGCAGCGAAACCAATTTTTATCATAGTCATTTTAAGGAGATCTGCTCGATTCTTTCAGCAAAAGGATCGAAAATGATTCACCTCACTGGTAATTTGACCGTCAGAAAGGAATATGATCAACTCACCTTCGTAAATGAAGAAAAACCGGATAAATTAATGAGAGTGGAAGAAACATTATCATTGACAATTGATATTTCGAAGAAGTACCATGTCTTTGGTAATAAGAGAATTCTGAGTAAGAGAATCAACCGCAGTGATATAAAACGAACTTACTACGAAGATGATAATATAGCTTTATTAGATATTGATAAGCTAACTTTACCTATTAGTGTAGGTTTCCGAAAGAATGGAGACAAGTTTATCCCAATGGGTATGAAAGGAACCAAGAAGCTAAAAGACTTTTTCATTGACGAAAAGATCAGTAAATTTGAAAGAGATAAGGTATTAATCTTTCGAGACAGTGAAAAAATTGTCTGGATAGCCGGATTAAGAATAGACGACCGTGTTAAGATTAATGACTCAACTCAGAGTCTATTACTGCTAAAGATGGAAAATATCCGTATCAGAAGCAGGAAGAACGTACCAAAAAAGAAAAAATAA